The following are encoded together in the Pleurocapsa sp. FMAR1 genome:
- the rodA gene encoding rod shape-determining protein RodA, with protein sequence MIKSRSQLRTTNSPKFKLKYLGRQILDSLYDWRRLDWLLLLSVVSLAIFGGFTIYSTESSTHSYSYQHWTISLLGLGLVLFLSRWRYQSLLRWHWLIYVLTNLSLIGVMVTGVSAKGAQRWITVGGFNVQPSEFAKIGMVITLAALLHNQDRANLKTVLRTLAITAIPWGLVFLQPDLGTSLVFGVIVLTMLYWANVNIGWLILMISPLVSAILYHLYLPGWLIWVLAVGGVAWLTLPAKIVSTLSAIAINLGAVELGNVFWGLLKDYQQARLIMFLDPEQDPLGNGYHLIQSRIAIGAGKLWGQGWHQGTQTNLNFIPEQHTDFIFSAVGEQFGFIGSILLLAVFWFICMRLMWIASTAKDNFGSLLAIGILSIIAFQTVINISMTIGLAPITGIPLPWMSYGRSSLLSSFISIGLAESVANHREGKTRKSY encoded by the coding sequence GTGATTAAATCTCGCTCCCAACTTAGAACAACTAATTCCCCTAAATTTAAGCTCAAATATTTGGGACGGCAAATATTAGATTCGCTTTATGACTGGCGACGGCTAGACTGGCTTTTACTCTTATCAGTAGTTAGTCTAGCTATTTTTGGTGGTTTTACTATTTATAGTACAGAATCTTCAACTCATAGCTATAGTTATCAACATTGGACAATTAGCCTCTTAGGTTTGGGATTAGTATTGTTTTTGTCCCGTTGGCGTTATCAGTCTCTATTGCGCTGGCATTGGCTGATCTATGTCCTGACTAATCTTTCTTTGATTGGGGTAATGGTTACTGGGGTAAGTGCAAAAGGAGCGCAGCGTTGGATTACGGTAGGGGGATTTAATGTTCAGCCCTCAGAGTTCGCCAAAATCGGTATGGTAATTACTCTTGCTGCCCTGTTACATAATCAAGATAGAGCTAACTTAAAAACGGTTTTACGTACCTTAGCAATTACGGCTATTCCCTGGGGACTAGTTTTTTTACAGCCAGATTTAGGTACTTCTTTGGTGTTTGGCGTAATTGTATTAACCATGCTGTACTGGGCTAATGTTAATATAGGTTGGTTGATTTTAATGATTTCTCCCTTAGTTTCAGCTATCCTATATCATCTTTACCTGCCTGGATGGCTGATTTGGGTTCTAGCTGTAGGAGGAGTTGCCTGGCTAACGTTACCAGCAAAAATTGTTTCTACCCTCAGTGCGATCGCTATAAATTTGGGCGCGGTAGAATTGGGCAACGTTTTCTGGGGACTGCTTAAGGATTATCAACAAGCTAGACTGATCATGTTTCTCGATCCCGAACAAGATCCTTTGGGCAATGGCTATCATCTGATTCAGTCTCGAATTGCGATCGGCGCAGGTAAACTTTGGGGACAGGGATGGCATCAAGGAACACAAACAAACCTTAATTTTATTCCCGAACAGCATACTGATTTTATTTTTTCGGCTGTAGGAGAACAGTTTGGTTTTATTGGTAGTATTCTATTGCTAGCAGTGTTTTGGTTTATCTGTATGCGTCTAATGTGGATTGCTTCTACCGCTAAAGATAATTTTGGTTCTTTATTAGCCATAGGTATTCTCAGTATTATCGCTTTTCAGACCGTAATTAATATTAGTATGACTATCGGACTTGCACCCATTACAGGAATTCCTTTGCCCTGGATGAGCTATGGACGATCCTCTTTGTTATCTAGTTTTATTAGTATTGGCTTGGCAGAGTCAGTAGCTAATCATCGAGAAGGCAAAACCAGAAAATCTTACTAG
- a CDS encoding molybdenum cofactor guanylyltransferase, which translates to MKRSIKDEITALVLAGGESSRMGQDKALLAIKNRTLLSQICLIAGECVAQVYVVTPWIEKYQGILPPGCQLIEEKLVLNAKSNTPLIGFAQGLKMVNTEWVLLLACDLPQLSSSQVKQWSQILATVLPTEIALLPRHSKGWEPLCGFYRSSCLSLLESYLEDGGRSFQSWLNKYPVGELPIGDRTCLFNCNTPDDWELFKEKDRDILF; encoded by the coding sequence GTGAAAAGATCGATTAAAGACGAGATTACAGCACTTGTTTTGGCTGGAGGCGAAAGTTCTCGTATGGGACAAGACAAAGCCTTGCTAGCTATCAAAAACAGAACTTTACTGTCTCAAATTTGTTTAATTGCTGGTGAATGTGTTGCTCAAGTTTATGTAGTCACACCCTGGATTGAAAAATATCAGGGAATTTTACCTCCAGGCTGTCAGCTAATTGAGGAAAAGCTAGTTTTAAATGCTAAATCCAACACGCCTTTAATTGGCTTTGCTCAAGGATTAAAGATGGTTAATACAGAATGGGTATTGTTATTAGCTTGTGACTTACCTCAGTTGTCTTCGTCTCAAGTAAAACAGTGGTCGCAAATTTTGGCAACAGTATTACCCACAGAAATTGCTTTGTTACCCCGCCACTCCAAAGGTTGGGAGCCTTTGTGTGGTTTTTATCGTTCTAGTTGTTTGTCGTTGTTAGAATCTTATCTTGAGGATGGTGGTCGATCTTTTCAATCCTGGCTTAATAAGTATCCTGTTGGAGAATTACCGATTGGCGATCGCACTTGTTTATTTAACTGCAATACTCCTGATGACTGGGAATTATTTAAAGAAAAGGATCGAGATATTTTATTCTAG